The region CGAGGGCCGCGAGCGTCGAGCCCGCGGGGATCGCGATCGGGAAGTTCCACGGCGGCGTGACCGCGATGAGCCGCGAGGGCACCGCGACGGCGCCGTCGACGCGGTCGAGGTCGCGCGCCCGCTCGGCGTAGTAGTGGGCGAAGTCGATCGCCTCGGAAACCTCGGGGTCGGACTGGTCGAGCGTCTTGCCGGCCTCGGCCGCCGCGACCTCCATGAGCTCGGCGCGGCGAGCCTCGAGCTCACGGCCCGCGCGGTGCAGGATCTCGGCGCGCTCGTCGCCCGAGAGCGCGCGCCAGGCGGCGTTCGCCTCGATCGCGGCCTCGATCGTGGCGTCGAGCTCGGCCGCCTCGCGCAGCGTCGCCGCCTCGACGAGGTCGACGCCGAGCTCCGACGCCTTCGCGCGCTCGCGGATGCCCGCTGCCCACGCCTGGTTCGCCGGCAGCGACGGGTCGGAGTCGGGAGCGTTCCGGAACCCGCGCTCGGGTGCGTCGACCGCATCCGCCGTCGTCACCGCCGTGCGGTCCTGGGTGCGGTGCGTCGCCGGCGCGGGCGCCGCGAGCGCGTCGAGCGAGGCGAAGAAGCGGTCGCGCTCGCGCTCGAAGAGCGGCTCGTCGCGCGCGAGCTCGAACACGGCCGACATGAAGTTCTCGCGGCTCGCGCCCTCCTCGAGGCGGCGGATGAGGTAGGCGATCGCGACGTCGAACTCGCTCGGGTGCACGACGGGCGTGTAGAGCAGCAGCCCGCCGACGTCGCGGCGCACGACCTCGGCCTGGCCCTGCGCCATGCCGAGCAGCATCTCGAAGTCGAGGCCGCGCTCGATGCCGCGCTCCTTCGAGAGCAGCCACGCGAAGGCGACGTCGAAGAGGTTGTGGCCCGCGACGCCGAGCTCGACGTTCGCGATGCGCGAGGGCTCAAGCGACCACGCGAGCACGCGCTTGTAGTGCGTGTCGCTGTCCTGCTTCGTGTGCCAGGTCGCGAGCGGCCAGCCGTGCAGCGACGCCTCGACGCGCTCCATCGGCAGGTTCGCGCCCTTGACGAGCCGCACCTTGACGGGCGCGCCGCCCGCGGCGACGCGCTCGCCGGCCCACGCCTGCAGGCGCTGCATCGCCGGCAGCGCGTCGGGGAGGTAGGCCTGCAGCACGATGCCACCCCGGTACTGCTCGAGGCCCGGCGCCTCGAGGATCCGCGTGAAGACCGCCATGGTCATCTCGAGGTCCTTGTACTCCTCCATGTCGAGGTTGATGAAGGTGCCGGTCGCGGCCGCGCGGCGGTAGAGCGGCAGCAGCCGCTCGATGACGTGCTCGACGGCCTCCTGGAACGCCCACGGCTGGTGCGGCGCGGTCGTCGCCGAGACCTTGATCGAGACGTAGTCGACGTCGGGGCGCTCGATGAGCGCGAGCGTGCCGTCGAGGCGGCGCTTCGCCTCGCGGTCGCCGAGCACGGCCTCGCCGAGCAGGTTGACGTTCAAGCGGGCGCCCGTGGCGCGGATGCGCTCGATCGCCTTGCCGAGGCGGGCGTCGGTCGCGTCGATGATGAGGTGGCCGACCATCTCGCGCAGCACGCGCCGCGCGATCGGCACGACGACGTGCGGCGCGAGCGGGGCGACGCCGCCGCCGAGCTTGAGCGCCTGCCGCATGGGCCAGGGCAGGAAGCCAGGCGCCATGCCTCCGATCTCGCGGAGCGTCTGCGCGGCGACGTGCACGTCCTCGGGGCGGACGACGCCGTCGACGAAGCGCACGGCGAAGTCGAGGCCCTTCGGGTCGCGGAGCACCCCCGCGAGCTGCTCGGCGCTCGCGTCGGTGGGGATGCGCTCGGCCTCCTCGAGCCAGGTGCGCACCTGCGCGACGATGGCCGGTGCGAGCGCCCGAAGCTGTTCGAGCTCGGTCGCATCGGCGCCCGTGCTCGGCTCCACCGCGTCGTGCCGCTCGGCAGTCGTGGTCGTGGTCGCTGTGCTGTCGGTGGCTGCTGCGCCCATGCGGCTGCCCTCCCTCTGCCGTCGTGCGGCTCGCGTGATGGTGCGTGCGATGGCACGCTGCGGACAGTATGCGCCCGCGCAACCGTCGCGTACAGTGACGGTTCACGACGAATATCCGTCGTGTACCGCGATGCTTCCCGGAGGGTCCCGATGCTCGAAGTCCGCCGCTTGCGGCTCCTGCGGGAGCTGCGCCTGCGCGGCACGATCGCCGCGGTCGCGACCGCGCTCGCCTACGCGCCGAGCGCCGTCTCGCAGCAGCTCTCCGCGCTCGAGCGCGAGGTCGGCGTGCCGCTCACGCGCAAGCAGGGCAGGCGGCTCGCGCTCACCCCACAGGGCGAGCTCCTCGCCCAGCACGCCGAAGGCATCCTCACCGGCCTCGAGGCCGCGGAGCGCGCCGTCGCCGCGTCGCTCGGCCGCCCCGTCGGCACGGTGCGCATCGCCGTGTTCCAGTCGGCGGCGCTCGGGCTCGTGCCGCACATGCTGCGGATCCTCGCCGAGGAGGCGCCGGAGGTGCGCGTCGAGATGGTGCAGCGCGAGCCCGAGACGGCGCTCTACGACACCTTCGTGGGCGACTTCGACCTCGTCGTCGCCGAGCAGTACCCGGGGCACGCCGCGCCCCAGCACGCGGGCCTCGACCGGCAGCTGCTGACGACCGATGCCCTGCGGCTCGCGGTGCCGCCCGACTCCGCCATCGAGCGGCTCGCCGATGCCGCCGGGCACGCGTGGGTCATGGAGCCCGTCGGCGCTGCCTCCCGGCACTTCGGCGAGCAGCAGTGCCGGGTCGCGGGCTTCGAGCCCGACGTGCGGTTCGCGACCGCCGACCTGCAGGCGCAGATGCGGCTCATCGAGACCGGGCACGCGGTCGGCGTCATGAACGACCTCACGTGGGTCGGCACCCGGGTCGGCTTCCGCATCGTCGAGCTGCCGGGCGCGCCGCGCCGCGAGGTGTTCACGGCAGCGCGCACCGCCTCGGACGGCAACCCTGCCATCGCCGCCGTGCGGTCGGCGCTCACCGCCGCGGTGCCGGCCGGCCTGGAGTGACTCGCGGCGTCAGCGCACGCGCGCGAGATCGCGGCGGTGCAGCGCGACGTCGCTCGAGACGAGCACGAGCGCGATCGTGAGCCCGGCGAGCAGCGCCCACGGCAGCGCGCCGACACCGATCGAGTCGAGCACGAAGGCGCCGAGCAGGGCTCCCGCGCCGATCCCGACGTTGAAGCCCGTCGTGTACCAGGCGGTCGCCTGCTGCAGCATCCGCTCGGGCGTCGCCTGCAGCTGCCGCGTCTGCAGCAGCGCTGGCAGGGCACCGAGCG is a window of Agrococcus sp. Marseille-Q4369 DNA encoding:
- a CDS encoding bifunctional proline dehydrogenase/L-glutamate gamma-semialdehyde dehydrogenase, with translation MGAAATDSTATTTTTAERHDAVEPSTGADATELEQLRALAPAIVAQVRTWLEEAERIPTDASAEQLAGVLRDPKGLDFAVRFVDGVVRPEDVHVAAQTLREIGGMAPGFLPWPMRQALKLGGGVAPLAPHVVVPIARRVLREMVGHLIIDATDARLGKAIERIRATGARLNVNLLGEAVLGDREAKRRLDGTLALIERPDVDYVSIKVSATTAPHQPWAFQEAVEHVIERLLPLYRRAAATGTFINLDMEEYKDLEMTMAVFTRILEAPGLEQYRGGIVLQAYLPDALPAMQRLQAWAGERVAAGGAPVKVRLVKGANLPMERVEASLHGWPLATWHTKQDSDTHYKRVLAWSLEPSRIANVELGVAGHNLFDVAFAWLLSKERGIERGLDFEMLLGMAQGQAEVVRRDVGGLLLYTPVVHPSEFDVAIAYLIRRLEEGASRENFMSAVFELARDEPLFERERDRFFASLDALAAPAPATHRTQDRTAVTTADAVDAPERGFRNAPDSDPSLPANQAWAAGIRERAKASELGVDLVEAATLREAAELDATIEAAIEANAAWRALSGDERAEILHRAGRELEARRAELMEVAAAEAGKTLDQSDPEVSEAIDFAHYYAERARDLDRVDGAVAVPSRLIAVTPPWNFPIAIPAGSTLAALASGASVIVKPARATARTGAVMLDALWAAGVPREVLHFVQFADRSLGDQLIGDSRVDRVILTGGFETAQAFRRIRPDLDLLAETSGKNAIIVTPSADSDLAAKDIVASAFGHAGQKCSAASLAILVGQAGRSKRLHSQIVDGVRSLDVGYPWDADSQMGPIVAPAEGKLLEGLTSLGAGESWIVEPKQLDESGKLWSPGLRAGVQRGSEYHRTEYFGPILGIMRVETLEEAIELVNDVDYGLTSGIHSLDPDEIGQWLDTVQAGNLYVNRGITGAIVQRQPFGGWKRSVVGPTTKAGGPSYLFPLVDWRSAEARETAPIELPAVQGIVDAVESLVKATDASVTATASASVTAAEAEALARAAGSDQHVWATELGVAEDVQGLSAERDILRHLPMPGVTIRLAEGGRVAQLARSVVAALRAGASVRVSTAIESAPAVRAALAAAGVPVTVEDDAAFRRSAQRLEQGRIRYLAADDAVAAGVRALAEAVEGRPDLAIVSHPVTEAGRVELLPFLREQAIAITAHRFGTPNHLTDHLI
- a CDS encoding LysR substrate-binding domain-containing protein, with protein sequence MLEVRRLRLLRELRLRGTIAAVATALAYAPSAVSQQLSALEREVGVPLTRKQGRRLALTPQGELLAQHAEGILTGLEAAERAVAASLGRPVGTVRIAVFQSAALGLVPHMLRILAEEAPEVRVEMVQREPETALYDTFVGDFDLVVAEQYPGHAAPQHAGLDRQLLTTDALRLAVPPDSAIERLADAAGHAWVMEPVGAASRHFGEQQCRVAGFEPDVRFATADLQAQMRLIETGHAVGVMNDLTWVGTRVGFRIVELPGAPRREVFTAARTASDGNPAIAAVRSALTAAVPAGLE